In Curtobacterium sp. TC1, the following proteins share a genomic window:
- the tyrS gene encoding tyrosine--tRNA ligase, whose product MSSDTAQDVLTRQQNDPTFASVWDELRWRGLVQVSTDETALQEALDGDPITYYCGFDPTAPSLHCGNLLQLLTMRRLQLAGHKPLALVGGSTGLIGDPRPTAERTLNTRETVSEWVARLQSQVSRFLSADGDNGVRLVNNLDWTSPMSAIDFLRDVGKYFRVNSMLKKDAVAARLSSDAGISYTEFSYQILQGLDYRELFRQYGCTLQTGGSDQWGNLTSGTELIRRAEGATVHALGTPLITNSDGTKFGKSEGNAVWLDAEMTSPYALYQFWLNTADADVIARLREFTFLSRAEIERLEQAVADEPFRREAQRTLAFEVTALVHGVDATHAAIDAAAALFGNGDLGALDPVTLRSAIAELPGSGSVTLEPGADVARALVETELVKSLGEARRAIDQGGVYVNNVRAEDPAAPLSDLALHGGVLVLRRGKKTLAGVTLA is encoded by the coding sequence GTGTCCAGTGATACCGCTCAAGACGTCCTGACGCGCCAGCAGAACGACCCCACCTTCGCCTCGGTGTGGGACGAACTGCGCTGGCGTGGTCTGGTGCAGGTCTCGACCGACGAGACCGCACTCCAAGAGGCCCTCGACGGTGACCCGATCACGTACTACTGCGGGTTCGACCCCACGGCACCGTCGCTGCACTGCGGCAACCTCCTGCAGCTCCTGACCATGCGTCGGTTGCAGCTCGCCGGGCACAAGCCGCTCGCGCTCGTCGGGGGATCGACGGGACTCATCGGCGACCCCCGTCCGACGGCGGAGCGCACGCTGAACACCCGCGAGACCGTCTCCGAGTGGGTGGCGCGACTGCAGTCGCAGGTGTCCCGGTTCCTCAGTGCGGACGGTGACAACGGCGTCCGGCTGGTGAACAACCTGGACTGGACGTCACCGATGTCCGCCATCGACTTCCTGCGCGACGTCGGCAAGTACTTCCGGGTGAACTCGATGCTGAAGAAGGACGCCGTCGCCGCGCGGCTGAGCTCCGACGCGGGCATCAGCTACACCGAGTTCAGCTACCAGATCCTGCAGGGCCTCGACTACCGGGAGCTCTTCCGGCAGTACGGCTGCACGCTGCAGACGGGTGGCTCGGACCAGTGGGGCAACCTGACCTCGGGGACGGAGCTCATCCGTCGTGCCGAGGGTGCGACCGTGCACGCGCTCGGGACGCCCTTGATCACGAACTCGGACGGCACGAAGTTCGGCAAGAGCGAGGGCAACGCCGTCTGGCTCGACGCCGAGATGACCTCGCCCTACGCGCTGTACCAGTTCTGGCTCAACACGGCGGATGCCGACGTGATCGCCCGCCTGCGGGAGTTCACGTTCCTGTCCCGCGCCGAGATCGAGCGGCTCGAGCAGGCGGTCGCCGACGAACCGTTCCGACGCGAAGCGCAGCGGACCCTGGCGTTCGAGGTCACCGCGCTGGTGCACGGGGTCGATGCGACCCATGCCGCGATCGACGCTGCGGCCGCGCTCTTCGGCAACGGCGACCTCGGCGCGCTCGACCCGGTCACGCTGCGGTCGGCGATCGCGGAGCTGCCGGGATCGGGATCGGTGACCCTCGAGCCCGGAGCCGATGTGGCACGAGCCCTCGTCGAGACCGAGCTCGTGAAGTCCCTCGGCGAAGCCCGGCGTGCGATCGACCAGGGCGGCGTGTACGTGAACAACGTCCGTGCCGAGGACCCCGCCGCACCGTTGTCGGACCTCGCCCTGCACGGGGGAGTCCTCGTGCTCCGCCGCGGCAAGAAGACCCTCGCCGGTGTGACGCTGGCCTGA
- a CDS encoding DNA-3-methyladenine glycosylase: MTEGLLAMLAEPAPIVAPALLGATITGRGVTLRITEVEAYSGPTDPGSHGHRGPTERNRHLFGAPGTLYAYRSYGIHTCVNVVSAPAGTSSGSLLRGAQVIEGVQTARGRRGPSVADVALARGPGNLGGALGAVLGQDDGTSLLDGSGPFVLTLAPGLEARLASAPPARVVEELLTETAPGPGGAGTLPRISRGPRTGVRGIAGGAQYPWRFWLTGDPTVSTYRRHKGALD; encoded by the coding sequence ATGACCGAGGGGCTGCTCGCGATGCTCGCCGAGCCTGCGCCGATCGTCGCACCCGCACTGCTCGGTGCGACGATCACGGGCCGGGGTGTGACGCTGCGCATCACCGAGGTCGAGGCCTACTCCGGGCCCACCGACCCCGGTTCGCACGGCCACCGCGGGCCGACCGAGCGCAACCGTCACCTGTTCGGCGCTCCGGGGACCCTGTACGCGTACCGCTCGTACGGCATCCACACCTGCGTCAACGTCGTGAGCGCGCCGGCGGGCACCTCGTCCGGCTCCCTGCTCCGCGGGGCGCAGGTGATCGAGGGTGTCCAGACAGCACGTGGACGACGTGGCCCGTCGGTCGCCGACGTCGCGTTGGCGCGCGGCCCCGGCAACCTCGGTGGCGCACTCGGCGCGGTGCTCGGGCAGGACGACGGCACCTCGCTGCTCGACGGGTCCGGTCCGTTCGTGCTCACGTTGGCACCCGGCCTGGAGGCCCGGCTCGCCTCCGCCCCGCCGGCCCGGGTCGTCGAGGAACTCCTGACCGAGACCGCACCCGGCCCCGGCGGGGCCGGAACGCTCCCACGCATCTCGCGCGGACCGCGCACCGGCGTCCGCGGCATCGCCGGCGGTGCGCAGTACCCCTGGCGCTTCTGGTTGACGGGCGACCCGACGGTCTCGACGTACCGACGGCACAAGGGTGCCCTCGACTGA
- the argH gene encoding argininosuccinate lyase codes for MTDEKTDATNTGALWGARFADGPSAALAALSKSTHFDWQLAPYDIAGSRAHARALHTAGYLTADELERMLAGLDRLEAAHAHGTLQPDESDEDVHGALERLLIADLGPELGGKLRAGRSRNDQIATLGRMHMLDHGRRIGRLVIDLVDAITQQANEHPAAIMPGRTHLQHAQPVLLAHHLLAHAWPLVRDLERLRDWAGRASVSPYGAGALAGSSLGLDPAAIAAELGFDRPADNSIDATAARDVVAEFAFVLAQIGIDVSRLSEEVILWNTKEFGFVRLHDAFSTGSSIMPQKKNPDIAELARGKSGRLIGNLAGLLATLKGLPLAYNRDLQEDKEPVFDSVATLEVLLPAFTGMIATLTFDTDRMAELAPQGFSLATDVAEWLVRQGVPFRDAHEVSGALVRYCEERGIELDDPTDDEYRSVSEHLTPGVRAVLTIEGSVASRSGVGGTAPDRVAEQLASVTRRVHDLAEGAPFSR; via the coding sequence ATGACCGACGAGAAGACCGACGCCACCAACACCGGAGCCCTCTGGGGCGCCCGCTTCGCCGACGGCCCGAGTGCGGCCCTCGCCGCGCTGTCGAAGTCGACGCACTTCGACTGGCAGCTCGCGCCGTACGACATCGCTGGCTCCCGCGCGCACGCCCGGGCCCTGCACACGGCCGGGTACCTGACGGCGGACGAGCTCGAGCGCATGCTCGCCGGGCTCGACCGGCTCGAGGCCGCGCACGCGCACGGCACACTGCAGCCGGACGAGTCCGACGAGGACGTCCACGGTGCCCTCGAACGACTGCTGATCGCCGACCTCGGTCCGGAACTCGGCGGCAAGCTCCGCGCCGGCCGCAGCCGCAACGACCAGATCGCGACACTCGGCCGCATGCACATGCTCGACCACGGGCGGCGCATCGGACGGCTCGTGATCGACTTGGTCGACGCGATCACCCAGCAGGCGAACGAGCACCCGGCGGCGATCATGCCGGGTCGCACGCACCTGCAGCACGCGCAACCCGTCCTCCTCGCGCACCACCTGCTGGCGCACGCCTGGCCGCTCGTGCGGGACCTCGAGCGCCTGCGCGACTGGGCGGGGCGTGCGAGCGTCAGCCCGTACGGTGCGGGTGCCCTCGCCGGCAGTTCGCTCGGTCTCGACCCCGCCGCGATCGCCGCGGAGCTCGGGTTCGACCGACCGGCCGACAACTCGATCGACGCCACGGCCGCTCGCGACGTCGTCGCCGAGTTCGCGTTCGTGCTCGCGCAGATCGGCATCGACGTCTCGCGCCTGTCGGAGGAGGTCATCCTCTGGAACACGAAGGAGTTCGGCTTCGTCCGGCTCCACGACGCGTTCTCGACCGGGTCGAGCATCATGCCGCAGAAGAAGAACCCCGACATCGCCGAGCTCGCACGCGGCAAGTCCGGTCGTCTCATCGGCAACCTGGCGGGGCTGCTCGCGACCCTGAAGGGCCTGCCGCTCGCCTACAACCGCGACCTGCAGGAGGACAAGGAGCCGGTCTTCGACTCGGTCGCCACGCTCGAGGTCCTGCTGCCCGCCTTCACCGGCATGATCGCGACGCTCACGTTCGACACGGACCGGATGGCCGAGCTCGCACCGCAGGGGTTCTCGCTGGCGACCGACGTGGCCGAGTGGCTGGTCCGCCAGGGCGTGCCGTTCCGTGACGCGCACGAGGTGTCCGGTGCGCTGGTCCGGTACTGCGAAGAGCGCGGCATCGAGCTCGACGACCCGACCGACGACGAGTACCGCTCCGTCTCCGAGCACCTCACCCCCGGTGTCCGCGCCGTGCTCACGATCGAGGGCAGCGTCGCGTCCCGCTCGGGTGTCGGCGGCACCGCTCCGGACCGCGTCGCCGAGCAGCTGGCCTCCGTCACGCGCCGCGTCCACGACCTCGCCGAGGGCGCACCCTTCTCGCGATGA
- a CDS encoding argininosuccinate synthase: MADRVVLAYSGGLDTSVGIGWLRDATGKEVVALAVDVGQGGEDLDAIRQRALDCGAVESIVVDAKDEYADEYIVPALKANALYQKRYPLVSALSRPLIAKHLALTAKQLGADSVAHGCTGKGNDQVRFEAAVAAIAPDLRSVAPVRDLALTRDKAIAYAEQHALPIQQSQRSPYSIDQNVWGRAVETGLLEDPWNAPTEDLYAYTQDPAVQRDADEVTITFERGVPVALDGQRFSVLRIVQELNAVAGKHGVGRIDVVEDRLVGIKSREVYEAPAAIALITAHEELERLTLERDVNRYKRGVESEWADLVYDGLWFGGLKRSLDAFVDHTQQHVSGDVRLQLLGGRATVTGRRSEQSLYDFDLATYDTGDTFDQSLSKGFIELWSLPSKISARRDAAN; encoded by the coding sequence ATGGCAGACCGCGTCGTCCTCGCGTACTCCGGCGGCCTCGACACCTCCGTCGGGATCGGCTGGCTGCGTGACGCCACCGGCAAAGAGGTGGTGGCGCTGGCGGTCGACGTCGGCCAGGGCGGCGAGGACCTCGACGCGATCCGGCAACGCGCGCTCGACTGCGGGGCCGTGGAGTCGATCGTGGTCGACGCCAAGGACGAGTACGCCGACGAGTACATCGTGCCTGCCCTCAAGGCCAACGCGCTGTACCAGAAGCGCTACCCGCTGGTGTCGGCGCTGAGCCGCCCGCTCATCGCGAAGCACCTCGCGCTGACGGCGAAGCAGCTCGGCGCCGACAGCGTCGCGCACGGCTGCACCGGCAAGGGCAACGACCAGGTCCGGTTCGAGGCCGCGGTCGCGGCGATCGCCCCGGACCTGCGGAGCGTGGCACCGGTCCGCGACCTCGCCCTGACCCGCGACAAGGCGATCGCGTACGCCGAACAGCACGCGCTGCCGATCCAGCAGTCGCAGCGGTCGCCGTACTCGATCGACCAGAACGTGTGGGGTCGTGCGGTCGAGACGGGTCTCCTCGAGGACCCGTGGAACGCCCCGACCGAGGACCTCTACGCCTACACGCAGGACCCCGCCGTGCAGCGTGACGCGGACGAGGTGACGATCACGTTCGAGCGCGGCGTCCCGGTGGCGCTCGACGGGCAGCGGTTCAGCGTGCTGCGGATCGTCCAGGAGCTGAACGCCGTGGCCGGCAAGCACGGCGTCGGCCGGATCGACGTCGTCGAGGACCGCCTCGTCGGCATCAAGTCGCGCGAGGTGTACGAAGCCCCCGCGGCGATCGCGCTCATCACGGCGCACGAGGAACTCGAGCGTCTCACCCTCGAGCGCGACGTGAACCGCTACAAGCGCGGTGTCGAGTCGGAGTGGGCCGACCTGGTCTACGACGGCCTGTGGTTCGGCGGGCTGAAGCGCAGCCTGGACGCCTTCGTCGACCACACCCAGCAGCACGTCTCCGGCGACGTCCGCCTGCAGCTGCTCGGCGGCCGGGCGACGGTGACCGGCCGCCGGTCGGAGCAGAGCCTGTACGACTTCGACCTCGCGACGTACGACACCGGCGACACGTTCGACCAGTCCCTCTCCAAGGGCTTCATCGAGCTCTGGTCGCTCCCCAGCAAGATCTCCGCCCGCCGCGACGCGGCGAACTGA
- the argF gene encoding ornithine carbamoyltransferase → MTRHFLRDDDLSQAEQSAILDIADQMKADRWGAKPLAGPQSVAVIFDKSSTRTRVSFHVGISDLGGSPLIISTANSQLGGKETPSDTARVLERMVSAIVWRTYGQAGLEEMAADTTVPVVNALSDDFHPCQLLADLLTIREHRGTLAGQTVAFIGDGASNMAQSYLLAGATAGMHVRVAAPAEFSPSPQVVTDAEHRSAETGGSVLVVTDPVAAVAGADVVVTDTWVSMGKESEKQSRLDTFSGYRVDDALMAHAADDAVFMHCLPADRGYEVTADVIDGPRSIIWDEAENRLHAQKALLAWLLAANGATTATAATAAATA, encoded by the coding sequence ATGACCCGCCACTTCCTCCGGGACGACGACCTCAGCCAGGCCGAGCAGTCCGCGATCCTCGACATCGCCGACCAGATGAAGGCCGACCGCTGGGGTGCGAAGCCCCTCGCCGGCCCGCAGAGCGTCGCGGTCATCTTCGACAAGTCGTCGACGCGCACCCGGGTGTCGTTCCACGTCGGCATCTCCGACCTGGGCGGCAGCCCGCTGATCATCTCGACGGCGAACAGCCAGCTCGGCGGCAAGGAGACCCCGTCCGACACCGCCCGTGTGCTGGAGCGCATGGTGTCGGCGATCGTCTGGCGCACCTACGGCCAGGCCGGTCTCGAGGAGATGGCTGCCGACACGACCGTCCCCGTCGTCAACGCGCTGTCCGACGACTTCCACCCGTGCCAGCTGCTCGCCGACCTGCTCACCATCCGCGAGCACCGCGGCACGCTGGCGGGCCAGACGGTGGCGTTCATCGGCGACGGTGCGAGCAACATGGCCCAGTCGTACCTGCTCGCCGGCGCGACGGCGGGCATGCACGTCCGCGTCGCTGCCCCGGCCGAGTTCTCGCCGTCCCCGCAGGTCGTCACCGATGCCGAGCACCGTTCGGCCGAGACCGGTGGGTCCGTGCTGGTCGTGACGGACCCGGTGGCCGCGGTCGCCGGCGCCGACGTCGTGGTCACCGACACGTGGGTGTCGATGGGCAAGGAGTCCGAGAAGCAGTCGCGCCTGGACACCTTCTCCGGGTACCGCGTGGACGACGCCCTCATGGCGCACGCCGCCGACGACGCGGTGTTCATGCACTGCCTGCCCGCCGACCGCGGCTACGAGGTGACCGCCGACGTCATCGACGGTCCGCGCAGCATCATCTGGGACGAGGCGGAGAACCGTCTGCACGCCCAGAAGGCGCTGCTGGCCTGGCTCCTCGCCGCGAACGGCGCGACGACGGCGACCGCCGCGACCGCCGCGGCAACCGCGTAG
- a CDS encoding acetylornithine transaminase: protein MRSLTPPKIMLERGQGCRVWDVEGNEYLDFLAGIAVNSLGHAHPVLVEAIADQAAKLVHVSNYFATPPQLELAERLKRITGAGDAGRVYFGNSGAEANEAAFKLARLNKGADGQKTRILALKQGFHGRTMGALALTGKPALQQDFLPMIPGVEHIDSTVAALEASIDDTVAAIIIEPIKGEAGVVDLPEGFLLAARRLTEEHGALLILDEIQTGVGRTGNWFTYQGHGFTPDAITVAKGIAGGFPIGALVTFGWASDLFSAGQHGSTFGGNPLGTRVANAVLAEIERADLVAAAVVKGERIRAGVAGIGSPLVEEVRGTGLLIGVGLTGPVAAAVNAAALERGLIINAPNESSLRLAPPLIVSDAEIDEFVSILAQSLAAVAAAQETSA from the coding sequence ATGCGATCCCTGACGCCGCCGAAGATCATGCTCGAGCGCGGACAGGGCTGTCGTGTCTGGGACGTCGAGGGCAACGAGTACCTCGACTTCCTGGCGGGCATCGCCGTCAACTCGCTCGGCCACGCGCACCCCGTCCTGGTCGAGGCGATCGCCGACCAGGCCGCGAAGCTCGTGCACGTGTCGAACTACTTCGCGACCCCGCCGCAGCTCGAGCTCGCGGAACGCCTCAAGCGCATCACCGGTGCGGGCGACGCCGGGCGGGTGTACTTCGGGAACTCCGGTGCCGAGGCGAACGAGGCCGCCTTCAAGCTCGCGCGCCTGAACAAGGGCGCGGACGGGCAGAAGACCCGCATCCTCGCGCTGAAGCAGGGGTTCCACGGCCGCACGATGGGTGCGCTCGCGCTCACCGGCAAGCCCGCGCTGCAGCAGGACTTCCTGCCGATGATCCCGGGGGTCGAGCACATCGACTCCACCGTCGCAGCGCTCGAAGCGTCGATCGACGACACCGTCGCGGCGATCATCATCGAGCCGATCAAGGGCGAGGCCGGCGTCGTCGACCTGCCGGAGGGCTTCCTGCTCGCGGCACGCCGACTGACCGAGGAGCACGGTGCGCTGCTGATCCTCGACGAGATCCAGACCGGCGTCGGACGGACGGGCAACTGGTTCACCTACCAGGGGCACGGCTTCACGCCCGATGCCATCACGGTGGCCAAGGGCATCGCCGGCGGCTTCCCGATCGGTGCGCTCGTGACCTTCGGATGGGCGTCCGACCTGTTCTCGGCCGGCCAGCACGGTTCGACCTTCGGTGGCAACCCGCTCGGCACCCGGGTGGCGAACGCAGTGCTCGCCGAGATCGAGCGCGCCGACCTCGTCGCGGCCGCCGTGGTCAAGGGCGAGCGGATCCGGGCCGGTGTCGCCGGTATCGGTTCACCGCTCGTCGAGGAGGTCCGCGGCACCGGCCTGCTCATCGGCGTCGGGCTCACCGGTCCGGTCGCGGCTGCGGTCAACGCCGCCGCGCTCGAGCGTGGCCTCATCATCAACGCCCCGAACGAGTCGAGCCTGCGCCTCGCGCCGCCGCTCATCGTGTCCGACGCCGAGATCGACGAGTTCGTGTCGATCCTCGCCCAGAGCCTCGCGGCCGTCGCTGCCGCCCAGGAGACCTCCGCATGA
- the argB gene encoding acetylglutamate kinase — MANDTEGAGTPLTKEEEHEFAAVKAATLIESLPWLKRFSGKVVVVKFGGNAMVNDDLKRAFAEDMVYLRYAGLHPVVVHGGGPQISAALKEQGIESEFRGGYRVTTTEAITVVRDVLAGEVNREIVDLMNEHGEGLAVGVFGDGGSLFTGEQKGVVVDGQEYDLGHVGDITHVDPSGVLAAIEAGRIPVVSSIAIDDAHPDQALNVNADAAAGALAIALRASKLIMLTDVPGLYRNWPDRDSLVDLIAVEELRELLPSLESGMIPKMTACLDAVVGGVGGATIIDGRIPHSILLEVFTLRGAGTEVIPDPSRRTENQMTHAEIGRRVAAPSTSTSTGQHVASTTEKGQQQ, encoded by the coding sequence ATGGCGAACGACACCGAAGGGGCCGGGACGCCCCTCACGAAGGAAGAGGAACACGAGTTCGCGGCCGTCAAGGCCGCGACCCTGATCGAGTCCCTGCCGTGGCTCAAGCGCTTCTCCGGCAAGGTCGTCGTCGTCAAGTTCGGCGGCAACGCCATGGTGAACGACGACCTCAAGCGGGCGTTCGCCGAGGACATGGTCTACCTCCGCTACGCCGGCCTGCACCCCGTCGTGGTGCACGGTGGGGGTCCGCAGATCTCGGCCGCGCTCAAGGAACAGGGCATCGAGTCCGAGTTCCGAGGTGGCTACCGCGTCACCACGACCGAGGCGATCACGGTCGTCCGCGACGTCCTGGCGGGCGAGGTCAACCGCGAGATCGTCGACCTGATGAACGAGCACGGCGAGGGCCTGGCCGTCGGCGTGTTCGGCGACGGCGGGTCCTTGTTCACCGGTGAGCAGAAGGGCGTGGTCGTCGACGGGCAGGAGTACGACCTCGGCCACGTCGGTGACATCACCCACGTCGACCCCTCCGGGGTGCTCGCCGCGATCGAGGCCGGCCGGATCCCGGTGGTCTCGAGCATCGCGATCGACGACGCCCACCCGGACCAGGCGCTCAACGTCAACGCCGACGCGGCGGCCGGTGCCCTGGCGATCGCGCTGCGTGCGTCGAAGCTCATCATGCTCACCGACGTCCCCGGCCTGTACCGCAACTGGCCGGACCGCGACTCGCTCGTCGACCTCATCGCGGTCGAGGAGCTCCGCGAGCTCCTGCCGTCTCTCGAGTCGGGCATGATCCCGAAGATGACCGCGTGCCTCGACGCCGTGGTCGGCGGGGTCGGCGGGGCGACGATCATCGACGGCCGGATCCCGCACTCGATCCTGCTCGAGGTCTTCACCCTGCGCGGTGCGGGCACCGAGGTGATCCCGGACCCGAGCCGACGAACCGAGAACCAGATGACCCACGCCGAGATCGGCCGACGCGTGGCAGCACCGTCGACGAGCACCAGCACCGGCCAACACGTGGCCAGCACGACCGAGAAGGGGCAGCAGCAGTGA
- the argJ gene encoding bifunctional glutamate N-acetyltransferase/amino-acid acetyltransferase ArgJ encodes MTAAAGFRAAGVTAGLKTSGKPDVALVVNDGPDAAAAAVFTSNRAQAHPVIWSRQVVGDGTARAVVLNSGGANCFTGPFGFQTTHMTAEAVGDALGIGAGDVVVCSTGLIGVGDQTFRDGVLRGVDLASAALSADGGPDAATAIMTTDTKAKQSVVTEDGWTVGGMAKGAGMLAPGLATMLVVITTDAVQTPDQLDQALRAATRITFDRVDSDGCMSTNDTVVLLSSGASGVTPEVGDFQEALTAVCADLARQLQQDAEGASHDITIEVVHAATEDDAVTVGRSVARNNLFKAAVFGNDPNWGRVLAAIGTTDADFDPYAVDVSMNGVRVCHAGAPDQPSDTVDLTPRDTHVRIDLGVGTHAATILTNDLTHDYVHENSAYSS; translated from the coding sequence GTGACCGCAGCAGCGGGCTTCCGCGCGGCCGGCGTGACCGCCGGCCTCAAGACCAGCGGCAAGCCGGACGTGGCGCTCGTCGTCAACGACGGCCCCGACGCGGCCGCCGCCGCGGTGTTCACCAGCAACCGTGCGCAGGCGCACCCGGTGATCTGGTCCCGCCAGGTCGTCGGTGACGGCACTGCGCGTGCCGTCGTCCTGAACTCCGGCGGTGCCAACTGCTTCACGGGTCCCTTCGGCTTCCAGACCACGCACATGACCGCCGAAGCAGTGGGCGACGCCCTCGGCATCGGCGCAGGCGACGTCGTCGTCTGCTCCACCGGCCTGATCGGGGTCGGCGACCAGACCTTCCGCGACGGCGTGCTGCGCGGGGTCGACCTGGCGAGCGCCGCACTCAGCGCCGACGGCGGCCCGGATGCGGCCACCGCGATCATGACGACCGACACCAAGGCGAAGCAGTCCGTGGTGACCGAGGACGGCTGGACGGTCGGCGGCATGGCGAAGGGCGCGGGCATGCTCGCACCAGGGCTCGCGACGATGCTCGTCGTGATCACCACTGACGCCGTACAGACGCCGGACCAGCTCGACCAGGCGCTCCGCGCGGCCACCCGCATCACCTTCGACCGTGTCGACTCGGACGGCTGCATGTCGACGAACGACACCGTCGTGCTGCTGTCGTCGGGCGCGAGCGGGGTGACGCCCGAGGTCGGCGACTTCCAGGAAGCCCTGACCGCGGTCTGCGCGGACCTGGCCCGCCAGCTGCAGCAGGACGCCGAGGGCGCGAGCCACGACATCACGATCGAGGTCGTGCACGCCGCGACCGAGGACGACGCCGTGACCGTCGGCCGGAGCGTCGCCCGCAACAACCTGTTCAAGGCGGCGGTCTTCGGCAACGACCCGAACTGGGGCCGGGTGCTCGCGGCGATCGGCACGACGGACGCCGACTTCGACCCGTACGCGGTCGACGTCAGCATGAACGGTGTCCGGGTCTGCCACGCCGGTGCGCCGGACCAGCCGAGCGACACCGTCGACCTGACGCCGCGCGACACCCACGTGCGCATCGACCTCGGTGTCGGGACGCACGCGGCGACGATCCTGACCAACGACCTCACGCACGACTACGTGCACGAGAACAGCGCGTACTCCAGCTGA
- a CDS encoding N-acetyl-gamma-glutamyl-phosphate reductase yields the protein MSVSVAVAGASGYAGGELLRVLSVHPEFDVRTVTAFSNAGQPLIATQPHLRSLSHLTLEKTTAETLRGHDVVFLALPHGQSGAITEELGDEALVVDCGADHRLTDPAAWEQFYGGEYHGAWTYGLPELLLAAPAPGSADEWREVEDIASQGKQRSALIGTKRIAVPGCNVTAVTLGIQPGIQAGLVESDDIVAVLSVGPSGAGKKLATTYLASEIMGSASAYAVGGTHRHVPEIQQNLVVAGAADVTISFTPVLVPMSRGILATTTAKITPGVSARDVRLAWEQAYADEPFVHLLPEGEFPRVADTIGANTALVGIAVDEAAGRVVAVTALDNLAKGTAGAAVQSTNIALGLPETLGLSVDGVAP from the coding sequence ATGTCCGTATCCGTCGCCGTGGCGGGAGCCTCCGGCTACGCGGGTGGCGAGCTCCTGCGCGTGCTCTCCGTCCATCCCGAGTTCGACGTCAGGACGGTGACGGCGTTCTCGAACGCCGGACAGCCGCTGATCGCGACGCAGCCGCACCTCCGCTCGCTGTCACACCTGACCCTCGAGAAGACGACGGCCGAGACGCTCCGGGGGCACGACGTCGTGTTCCTGGCGCTGCCGCACGGTCAGTCCGGCGCGATCACCGAGGAGCTCGGTGACGAGGCCCTCGTCGTGGACTGCGGCGCGGACCACCGCCTGACGGACCCCGCGGCCTGGGAGCAGTTCTACGGCGGCGAGTACCACGGTGCCTGGACCTACGGCCTGCCCGAGCTCCTGCTCGCTGCCCCGGCCCCCGGCTCGGCCGACGAGTGGCGCGAGGTCGAGGACATCGCGTCGCAGGGCAAGCAGCGCTCGGCCCTGATCGGCACCAAGCGGATCGCCGTCCCCGGGTGCAACGTCACCGCGGTGACGCTCGGCATCCAGCCGGGCATCCAGGCTGGACTCGTCGAGTCGGACGACATCGTCGCGGTGCTGAGCGTCGGCCCGAGCGGTGCCGGCAAGAAGCTCGCGACCACCTACCTGGCGTCCGAGATCATGGGCTCCGCCAGCGCCTACGCGGTCGGCGGCACGCACCGGCACGTCCCGGAGATCCAGCAGAACCTGGTCGTGGCGGGTGCTGCCGACGTGACCATCTCGTTCACGCCCGTGCTCGTCCCGATGTCGCGCGGCATCCTCGCGACGACGACCGCCAAGATCACCCCCGGGGTGAGCGCGCGCGACGTGCGACTCGCCTGGGAGCAGGCCTACGCCGACGAGCCGTTCGTGCACCTGCTGCCCGAGGGCGAGTTCCCCCGGGTCGCGGACACGATCGGTGCGAACACCGCACTCGTCGGCATCGCCGTCGACGAGGCCGCGGGCCGCGTCGTCGCCGTGACGGCACTCGACAACCTCGCGAAGGGCACGGCGGGCGCCGCCGTCCAGTCGACCAACATCGCCCTCGGTCTGCCGGAGACCCTGGGCCTGAGCGTGGACGGAGTCGCACCGTGA